A single genomic interval of Spinacia oleracea cultivar Varoflay chromosome 6, BTI_SOV_V1, whole genome shotgun sequence harbors:
- the LOC110776348 gene encoding uncharacterized protein, whose protein sequence is MSHLCFPRKILKDHQNLLKWNKNPSISDCLRRPKRKYNLPEKVGGANVVEALSFQCSILYRHWRFRLKEAHYRGKTKAQARANKPSTVDKEAWVWFVDEYWGSPKQERISKINTENKLRLTETPANGSRCTTRICYDMMNEPPVFSTQDLEGSSEPVEVEQEPIYLRLFEKTKKHKKKDGGSGWEPIAEKIYEELKKLHETQIEEHGKDTLSVKDAYIKVLKPKSGYLKGLGPGARPPKKGRNGENNERVELSTQVDTLTASNEELRVSNEQLKASNEEFKASNEELKVEFARMNKEAIEREQKLREDMLKMFEDMRNNGSRTSS, encoded by the exons TCAGAACCTGTTGAAGTGGAACAAGAACCCATCTATCTCAGATTGTTTGAGAAGACCAAAAA GGAAGTATAATTTACCCGAGAAGGTTGGTGGTGCTAATGTAGTTGAAGCATTGAGCTTTCAGTGCTCTATTTTATATAGACATTGGAGATTCAGGCTCAAGGAAGCACATTATAGAGGCAAGACAAAGGCACAGGCAAGAGCCAATAAACCTTCGACTGTTGATAAGGAAGCATGGGTCTGGTTTGTTGATGAGTACTGGGGTAGTCCTAAACAAGAG CGTATTAGCAAAATTAATACAGAGAACAAGCTAAGGCTAACGGAAACACCAGCCAATGGTTCAAGGTGTACAACAAGAATATGCTATGACATG ATGAATGAGCCACCTGTGTTTTCCACGCAAGATCTTGAAGGATCATCAGAACCTGTTGAAGTGGAACAAGAACCCATCTATCTCAGATTGTTTGAGAAGACCAAAAA gcataagaaaaaggatggaGGTTCTGGTTGGGAGCCAATTGCTGAAAAAATTTATGAAGAACTCAAAAAACTTCATGAAACTCAGATTGAGGAGCATGGTAAGGATACACTCAGTGTCAAAGATGCTTACATTAAGGTTTTAAAACCTAAATCAGGGTATTTAAAAGGACTTGGTCCTGGAGCTCGACCACCTAAAAAAGGTAGAAATGGAGAGAACAATGAACGAGTGGAGCTCTCTACCCAAGTTGACACACTTACTGCATCAAATGAGGAGTTGAGAGTATCAAATGAGCAGCTTAAAGCATCTAATGAGGAGTTCAAAGCTTCCAATGAGGAGCTTAAAGTAGAATTTGCTAGAATGAACAAAGAAGCTATTGAACGTGAACAGAAACTGAGAGAAGATATGCTGAAAATGTTCGAGGACATGAG GAACAATGGATCAAGAACATCGTCCTAA